In one window of Neisseria subflava DNA:
- a CDS encoding cytochrome C assembly family protein has product MPIVLICLMLVYAGLGAFSWLQHKKHNNKSYPLKTELLILSGALLVHGAALMFPVLQDRVLITGFGYSLSLIVWLMLMMYCLGSFFYCLRGVQLLLYPCAALTLLLGFLFPGDFSGRQIVDLLPLSHIASSLLAYGLFGIVTLFAILILLLDRNLHKRRFSALVSFLPPLLSLEKLMFQGMWAGFVLLTYSVISGTFFAETIFGKPMTFTHKTIFSIMSWLIYGALLLKHSMTAWRGKKAAVWTIVGFVSLIFAYVGSKFVLEIVLQRIG; this is encoded by the coding sequence ATGCCGATTGTCTTAATCTGCCTTATGCTGGTGTATGCCGGATTGGGCGCATTTTCCTGGTTGCAACATAAAAAGCACAATAATAAGTCTTACCCGCTGAAAACCGAGCTGCTGATTTTGAGTGGCGCATTATTGGTACATGGAGCAGCATTGATGTTCCCGGTATTGCAAGATAGGGTATTGATTACCGGTTTTGGTTATTCACTCAGTCTGATAGTTTGGCTGATGTTGATGATGTACTGCCTGGGCAGCTTCTTTTACTGTCTGCGTGGGGTGCAACTCTTATTGTATCCCTGTGCCGCATTGACCTTATTGTTGGGTTTCCTTTTCCCGGGTGATTTTTCAGGCCGTCAAATCGTAGACTTATTGCCGCTGTCGCACATCGCATCATCATTGCTCGCATACGGATTATTTGGCATCGTTACCTTATTTGCCATCCTAATCCTTTTGCTCGACCGCAATCTGCACAAACGCCGTTTTTCTGCATTGGTCAGCTTCTTACCGCCATTATTGAGTTTGGAAAAACTGATGTTCCAAGGTATGTGGGCAGGATTCGTTTTATTGACCTATTCCGTTATCAGCGGTACGTTTTTTGCAGAAACCATTTTCGGCAAGCCGATGACCTTCACGCATAAAACCATCTTCAGTATTATGTCTTGGCTGATTTATGGCGCATTATTGTTGAAACACAGCATGACCGCATGGCGCGGCAAAAAAGCCGCCGTTTGGACTATTGTCGGATTTGTCAGTCTGATTTTTGCCTATGTAGGCAGTAAATTTGTCCTAGAAATTGTCCTTCAACGTATTGGATAA
- the ffh gene encoding signal recognition particle protein codes for MLDNLTNRFSKVLKNIRGQSTLTEDNIKEALREVRLALLEADVALPVVKEFVNTVKEQALGQEVVGSLTPDQAFIGVVNQALVELMGKENKTLDLSVSPPAIVLMAGLQGAGKTTTVGKLARLLKNDQKKKVLVVSADVYRPAAIEQLRLLAEQVGVDFFPSDTNQKPVEIATAAVDYAKKHFYDVLMVDTAGRLAIDEEMMNEIKALHAAVNPVETLFVIDAMLGQDAVNTAQAFNEALPLTGVVLTKMDGDSRGGAALSVRHVTGKPIKFIGVGEKINGLEPFHPDRLASRILGMGDVLTLIEDVQKGIDEEAAAKMAKKLQKGKGFDLNDFKEQIQQMRNMGGLENLMSKMPGELGQISKQIPEGTAEKAMGKVEAIINSMTPKERANPALLKASRKRRIAMGAGTTVQEVNKLLKQFEQMQQMMKMFSGNGLGKLMRLAKGMKGMKGMFPGL; via the coding sequence ATGTTAGACAACCTGACCAACCGCTTCAGCAAGGTACTTAAAAATATTCGCGGCCAATCAACGCTGACCGAAGACAATATTAAAGAGGCCTTGCGCGAGGTTCGTCTTGCCCTGCTGGAAGCCGACGTTGCATTGCCCGTCGTTAAAGAATTCGTCAACACAGTCAAAGAACAGGCCCTTGGCCAAGAAGTCGTCGGCAGCCTGACGCCCGACCAAGCCTTTATTGGTGTGGTCAACCAAGCCTTAGTCGAATTGATGGGCAAGGAAAACAAAACATTGGATTTATCGGTTTCACCTCCTGCCATCGTTTTGATGGCCGGTTTGCAGGGTGCCGGTAAGACAACAACCGTCGGCAAACTCGCCCGCCTGCTGAAAAACGATCAGAAGAAAAAAGTCTTGGTAGTATCTGCCGACGTTTACCGCCCTGCCGCGATTGAACAGCTGCGCCTGTTGGCCGAACAGGTCGGCGTGGACTTTTTCCCATCCGATACCAACCAAAAACCGGTTGAGATTGCAACTGCCGCCGTCGATTACGCCAAAAAACATTTTTACGATGTCTTGATGGTCGATACCGCCGGCCGTTTGGCAATCGATGAAGAGATGATGAACGAAATCAAAGCGCTTCATGCGGCGGTCAACCCGGTTGAAACTTTGTTCGTTATTGATGCCATGCTGGGTCAGGATGCGGTAAATACCGCTCAGGCATTTAATGAAGCCCTACCGCTGACCGGTGTCGTATTGACCAAGATGGACGGCGACTCGCGCGGCGGTGCGGCATTGTCCGTACGCCATGTGACCGGCAAACCAATTAAATTTATCGGTGTCGGCGAAAAAATCAACGGCCTCGAACCTTTCCACCCCGACCGTCTTGCCAGCCGTATCCTCGGCATGGGCGACGTATTGACCCTGATTGAAGACGTTCAAAAAGGTATTGATGAAGAAGCCGCCGCCAAAATGGCGAAAAAGCTGCAAAAAGGCAAAGGCTTCGACCTCAACGACTTTAAAGAACAAATCCAGCAGATGCGCAATATGGGCGGCTTGGAAAACCTGATGTCGAAAATGCCGGGCGAACTGGGCCAAATCTCGAAACAAATCCCCGAAGGCACGGCTGAAAAAGCGATGGGCAAAGTGGAAGCCATCATCAACTCAATGACTCCAAAAGAACGCGCCAACCCTGCCCTGCTCAAAGCCAGCCGCAAACGCCGTATTGCAATGGGTGCGGGCACAACCGTGCAGGAAGTGAATAAATTGCTCAAACAGTTTGAACAAATGCAACAAATGATGAAGATGTTCAGCGGCAACGGTTTGGGCAAACTGATGCGTTTGGCCAAAGGCATGAAGGGAATGAAAGGCATGTTCCCAGGTTTGTAA
- a CDS encoding thiol:disulfide interchange protein DsbA/DsbL: protein MRLKTLALTSLTLLALAACGKQAETSVPADSAQSSASAPAAPAPLTEGVNYTVLSTPIPQQQAGKVEVLEFFGYFCPHCAHLEPVLSEHTKTFKDDTYLRREHVIWGDEMKPLARLAAAVEIAGESDKANSHIFDAMVNQKINLADTDTLKKWLSEQTAFDGKKVLAAFEAPESQARAAQMEELTNKFQISGTPTVIVGSKYQVEFKDWQSGMTTIDQLVDKVREEQKKPQ from the coding sequence ATGAGACTGAAAACCTTAGCTTTGACTTCATTGACCCTGTTGGCATTGGCCGCTTGCGGCAAACAGGCTGAAACCAGCGTTCCGGCAGACAGCGCCCAAAGCAGCGCATCTGCTCCGGCAGCGCCAGCTCCATTGACCGAAGGCGTGAACTACACTGTATTGTCTACGCCTATTCCACAACAACAGGCCGGCAAAGTCGAAGTATTGGAATTTTTCGGCTACTTCTGCCCGCATTGCGCCCATTTGGAGCCGGTTTTGAGCGAACACACCAAAACGTTCAAAGACGATACCTACCTGCGTCGCGAGCATGTGATTTGGGGTGACGAAATGAAACCTTTGGCTCGTTTGGCCGCCGCAGTGGAAATAGCCGGCGAATCAGATAAAGCGAACAGCCATATTTTCGATGCGATGGTTAATCAAAAAATCAATCTAGCCGATACCGATACCCTGAAAAAATGGTTGTCCGAGCAAACTGCATTTGACGGCAAAAAAGTATTGGCTGCATTTGAAGCGCCCGAAAGTCAAGCGCGTGCGGCTCAAATGGAAGAGTTGACCAATAAATTCCAAATCAGCGGCACACCGACCGTTATCGTCGGCAGCAAATACCAAGTCGAATTTAAAGACTGGCAGTCCGGCATGACCACGATTGACCAGTTGGTGGACAAAGTACGCGAAGAGCAGAAAAAGCCGCAATAA
- a CDS encoding alpha/beta hydrolase, with protein sequence MQSFELEEMALFLIRDADEAEMWIDRWTVSYPIVHTAEADSRQTISEWQHAIQTAFEHIVSSNIAVVAHGAGVSAFLAWLYQADILTQKRLTNIILVSPRPEAFPEDEIHTFPRVRCPCRTALVIAETNGTPRDWAQEQADRWHARLLQSPHSGQLNGALGGWQWGVKLMQEMLLSK encoded by the coding sequence ATGCAGAGCTTCGAACTCGAAGAAATGGCACTGTTTCTGATACGCGATGCGGATGAAGCGGAAATGTGGATAGACCGTTGGACGGTTAGCTATCCGATTGTCCACACTGCCGAAGCCGATAGTCGGCAAACCATTTCCGAATGGCAACACGCCATTCAGACGGCCTTCGAGCATATCGTCAGCAGCAATATTGCCGTCGTGGCTCATGGTGCCGGCGTGTCCGCATTTTTAGCATGGTTGTATCAAGCCGACATCCTGACGCAAAAACGCCTGACCAATATTATTTTGGTCTCGCCGCGTCCAGAAGCTTTTCCCGAGGACGAAATCCATACGTTCCCGCGTGTCCGCTGCCCTTGCCGTACAGCGCTGGTTATCGCCGAAACAAACGGCACGCCACGCGATTGGGCGCAAGAACAGGCCGACCGCTGGCATGCACGCTTGCTTCAATCACCGCATTCCGGCCAGTTAAACGGCGCACTCGGCGGCTGGCAATGGGGTGTGAAGCTGATGCAGGAAATGCTGTTAAGTAAATAG
- a CDS encoding exodeoxyribonuclease III: MLKIISANVNGIRSAYKKGFYEYIAASGADIVCVQELKAQEADLSDDMKNPHGMHGYWHCAEKRGYSGVAVYSKRKPDNVQIGMGIEEFDREGRFVRCDFGKLSVISLYLPSGSSAEERQQVKYRFLDAFYPMLEAMKNEGRDIVVCGDWNIAHQNIDLKNWKGNQKNSGFLPEEREWIGKVIHTLGWTDMWRTLYPDVPGYTWWSNRGQAYAKDVGWRIDYQMVTPELAAKAVSAHVYKDEKFSDHAPLVVEYDYVAE, encoded by the coding sequence ATGTTGAAAATCATCTCTGCCAACGTCAACGGCATCCGCTCCGCCTATAAAAAAGGTTTTTATGAATACATCGCCGCCTCCGGTGCCGACATCGTCTGCGTGCAGGAACTGAAAGCTCAAGAGGCCGACCTGTCAGACGATATGAAAAATCCGCACGGTATGCACGGCTACTGGCATTGTGCCGAAAAGCGCGGTTACAGCGGCGTGGCGGTGTACAGCAAACGCAAACCCGACAATGTGCAAATCGGCATGGGCATTGAGGAATTTGACAGGGAAGGCCGTTTTGTCCGTTGCGATTTCGGCAAGTTGTCGGTAATTTCGCTGTATCTGCCCAGCGGCAGCAGCGCGGAAGAGCGCCAACAAGTGAAATACCGCTTTCTGGACGCGTTCTATCCCATGCTCGAAGCCATGAAAAACGAAGGACGCGACATCGTCGTCTGCGGAGACTGGAACATTGCCCACCAAAACATCGACCTGAAAAACTGGAAAGGCAACCAGAAAAACTCAGGCTTCCTGCCGGAAGAGCGCGAATGGATAGGCAAAGTCATCCATACGCTCGGCTGGACGGATATGTGGCGCACACTTTATCCCGATGTGCCGGGCTATACCTGGTGGAGCAACCGCGGACAAGCGTATGCGAAAGATGTTGGGTGGCGTATCGATTATCAGATGGTTACGCCGGAGTTGGCCGCCAAAGCCGTTTCCGCACATGTTTATAAAGACGAAAAATTCTCGGATCACGCCCCTTTAGTTGTGGAGTATGACTATGTTGCCGAATAA
- the argA gene encoding amino-acid N-acetyltransferase — protein MSAIAHFVASFREAAPYIQYLRGKTMVVGVTDSLLEGETLIRLAADLNLLASLGLRLVLVHGSRHLLDKLASGRNFVPKYSGSRRITDEATLMEVKQVAGIIRSDVEAALFSSVSAPQRSKPPVIACGNFITARPLGVIDGVDMGYTGTVRKIDAEEIRLRLDGGAVVLISPLGHSYSGKTFNLSMCETAQEVAMALQAEKLVFLTEEAGIRRADGSLANTLSVGEVQELIHDNPDAPADLLHAAVGALENGVSRVQILNGREDGSLLRELFTREGSGTSIAREPFVSIRQARSDDIPHIIALIRPLAEQGILLHRSREYLENHISSFSVLEHDQNIYGCVALKTFSEPDCGELACLVVSPEARDGGYGELLLEHLFQKARALNIKTLFALSTHTGEWFVERGFQTASADDLPAERRHEYNANGRNSKVFVYDLQAV, from the coding sequence ATGAGTGCCATCGCCCATTTTGTCGCCAGCTTTCGTGAGGCCGCGCCCTATATCCAGTATTTGCGCGGTAAAACCATGGTAGTCGGCGTGACCGACAGCCTGTTGGAAGGCGAAACCTTGATTCGTTTGGCCGCAGATTTGAACCTGTTGGCCAGCTTGGGCTTGCGTTTGGTCTTGGTACACGGTTCGCGGCATTTGCTCGACAAATTGGCTTCGGGTCGGAATTTTGTTCCGAAATACAGCGGCAGCCGCCGGATTACCGATGAAGCGACTTTGATGGAAGTGAAGCAGGTGGCGGGGATTATCCGCAGCGATGTGGAAGCAGCCTTGTTCAGCAGCGTATCTGCACCGCAACGGAGCAAGCCGCCGGTTATCGCGTGTGGCAACTTTATTACCGCCCGGCCGTTGGGCGTTATCGATGGTGTGGACATGGGCTATACCGGTACCGTCCGCAAAATTGACGCGGAAGAAATCCGTTTGCGTTTGGATGGCGGCGCGGTGGTGCTTATCAGTCCCTTGGGACATTCGTACAGTGGCAAAACCTTCAATCTGAGTATGTGCGAAACCGCTCAGGAAGTGGCAATGGCTTTGCAGGCGGAGAAGCTGGTTTTCTTAACCGAAGAAGCCGGTATCCGCCGTGCCGACGGCTCGTTGGCCAATACTTTGTCTGTCGGCGAAGTGCAGGAATTGATACACGACAATCCGGATGCGCCGGCCGATTTATTGCATGCGGCGGTAGGCGCGTTGGAAAACGGCGTATCGCGGGTGCAGATTCTCAACGGCCGTGAAGACGGCAGCCTGTTGCGCGAGCTGTTTACCCGCGAGGGTAGCGGTACATCTATTGCGCGCGAGCCGTTTGTTTCCATCCGTCAGGCACGCAGCGACGACATTCCGCACATCATTGCCTTAATCCGTCCGCTGGCGGAACAAGGCATCTTGTTACACCGCAGCCGCGAGTATTTGGAAAACCATATTTCCAGTTTTTCTGTATTGGAACATGATCAAAACATTTACGGCTGTGTGGCGTTGAAAACCTTTTCCGAACCGGACTGCGGCGAATTGGCCTGTCTGGTGGTGTCGCCCGAAGCACGCGATGGCGGATACGGCGAATTGCTGTTGGAACATCTGTTTCAAAAAGCGCGTGCCTTAAATATCAAAACGCTTTTCGCCTTATCCACGCACACGGGCGAATGGTTTGTCGAACGGGGCTTTCAGACGGCCTCAGCCGATGACCTGCCTGCCGAACGCCGACATGAATACAATGCCAATGGTCGCAATTCCAAAGTATTTGTTTATGACTTGCAGGCCGTCTGA
- a CDS encoding MJ0042-type zinc finger domain-containing protein, with the protein MPACSCPHCKTPHWVKDAQLNVAQGFVVCTRCSGMFKAKDYLSGNLPADPAHLPVAVTDVRLVHNIGAQILKHSKLSRKEISDLLNSALKEEPKAEEQAAVKTRKGGFNWTLASLIALTVLIMQLFYLALL; encoded by the coding sequence ATGCCTGCTTGTTCTTGTCCTCATTGTAAAACACCGCATTGGGTGAAAGATGCCCAGTTGAACGTGGCGCAGGGTTTCGTGGTCTGCACGCGTTGTTCGGGGATGTTTAAGGCCAAGGATTATCTGTCGGGCAACTTGCCGGCCGATCCGGCCCATCTGCCTGTGGCGGTAACGGATGTGCGCCTCGTGCATAATATCGGTGCGCAAATCCTCAAACATTCCAAACTCTCGCGCAAAGAAATTTCCGATTTGCTCAACAGCGCGCTCAAGGAAGAGCCTAAGGCAGAAGAGCAGGCGGCGGTCAAAACGCGCAAGGGCGGTTTCAACTGGACTTTGGCATCGCTGATTGCGCTGACGGTTTTGATTATGCAACTCTTTTATCTTGCCCTGCTATGA
- the pyrE gene encoding orotate phosphoribosyltransferase encodes MSDFRQDFLKFALAQNVLKFGEFTTKAGRQSPYFFNAGLFNDGASTLQLAKFYAEAIIASGVKFDMLFGPAYKGIILAAATAMMLAEKGVNVPFAYNRKEAKDHGEGGVLVGAPLKGRVLIIDDVISAGTSVRESVKLIEAEGATPAAVAIALDRMEKGTGELSAVQEVEKQYGLPVVSIANLNDLFTLLQNNAEFGGFFEPVKAYRERYGAV; translated from the coding sequence ATGTCCGATTTCCGTCAAGACTTCCTCAAATTCGCTTTGGCACAAAACGTATTGAAATTCGGCGAATTTACGACTAAGGCCGGCCGTCAGTCGCCTTATTTTTTCAATGCCGGTTTGTTTAATGACGGCGCATCGACTTTGCAACTGGCGAAGTTTTACGCCGAGGCCATTATTGCCAGCGGCGTGAAGTTCGATATGCTGTTCGGCCCAGCCTATAAAGGCATTATTTTGGCGGCGGCAACAGCGATGATGTTGGCGGAAAAAGGCGTAAACGTACCGTTTGCCTACAATCGCAAAGAAGCCAAAGACCACGGCGAAGGCGGTGTGTTAGTGGGCGCGCCTTTGAAAGGCCGCGTGCTGATTATCGATGATGTGATTTCCGCCGGTACATCCGTGCGCGAGTCGGTCAAACTGATTGAGGCCGAAGGCGCAACGCCTGCCGCAGTGGCTATTGCGCTCGACCGTATGGAAAAAGGCACGGGCGAATTGTCAGCGGTGCAGGAAGTCGAAAAACAATACGGCCTGCCGGTGGTTTCGATTGCCAACTTGAACGACTTGTTTACGCTTTTGCAAAACAATGCCGAATTTGGCGGCTTCTTCGAGCCGGTCAAAGCCTATCGCGAACGTTACGGCGCGGTTTAA
- the rlmH gene encoding 23S rRNA (pseudouridine(1915)-N(3))-methyltransferase RlmH, which produces MNITVLAVGTKMPRWVDEAVGEYAKRFGRDVNYALKEIKPEKRGAGVNAAQGMAAEEKRLLEAIPQGAFLVVLDERGKAPTSVELAQHLKGWQQNGEHVCFIIGGADGMTDRLKQQANMMMRLSSLTLPHGMVRVLLTEQLYRAVSILHNHPYHRE; this is translated from the coding sequence ATGAATATCACCGTCTTGGCTGTCGGCACGAAAATGCCGCGTTGGGTGGATGAAGCCGTCGGCGAGTATGCCAAACGCTTCGGGCGCGATGTTAATTATGCGCTGAAAGAAATCAAGCCCGAAAAACGCGGCGCGGGTGTGAATGCGGCTCAGGGTATGGCGGCTGAAGAAAAACGCCTGTTGGAAGCCATACCGCAGGGCGCGTTTTTGGTGGTATTGGACGAGCGCGGCAAAGCGCCGACTTCGGTTGAATTGGCACAACATTTGAAAGGCTGGCAGCAAAACGGCGAACACGTCTGCTTTATTATCGGCGGTGCAGACGGCATGACCGACCGTTTGAAACAGCAGGCAAACATGATGATGCGCCTTTCCAGCCTGACCTTGCCGCACGGCATGGTGCGCGTTTTATTGACCGAGCAGCTTTATCGCGCCGTTTCGATTTTGCACAATCATCCGTATCATCGGGAATAA
- the pyrH gene encoding UMP kinase, translating into MTQQIKYKRVLLKLSGESLMGSDPFGINHDTIVQTVGEIAEVVKMGVQVGIVVGGGNIFRGVSAQAGSMDRATADYMGMMATVMNALALKDAFETLGIKARVQSALSMQQIAETYARPKAIQYLEEGKVVIFAAGTGNPFFTTDTAAALRGAEMNCDVMLKATNVDGVYTADPKKDPSATRYETITFDEALLKNLKVMDATAFALCRERKLNIVVFGIAKEGSLKRVVTGENEGTLVHC; encoded by the coding sequence ATGACACAGCAAATCAAATACAAACGCGTATTACTGAAACTCTCCGGTGAATCCCTGATGGGTTCCGATCCGTTCGGCATCAATCACGATACCATCGTTCAAACTGTCGGCGAAATTGCCGAAGTCGTTAAAATGGGCGTGCAAGTCGGTATCGTTGTCGGCGGCGGTAACATTTTCCGCGGCGTATCTGCACAAGCAGGCAGCATGGACCGCGCCACTGCCGACTACATGGGCATGATGGCAACTGTAATGAACGCGTTGGCACTTAAAGACGCATTTGAAACTTTGGGCATCAAAGCGCGCGTACAATCCGCACTGTCTATGCAGCAAATCGCTGAAACTTACGCCCGTCCTAAAGCCATTCAATATTTGGAAGAAGGCAAAGTCGTGATTTTTGCCGCCGGTACCGGTAACCCGTTCTTCACGACCGATACTGCCGCCGCATTGCGTGGTGCGGAAATGAACTGCGACGTGATGCTCAAAGCCACCAACGTTGACGGCGTGTACACCGCAGATCCGAAAAAAGATCCATCTGCAACACGCTACGAAACCATTACTTTTGACGAAGCCTTGTTGAAAAACCTCAAAGTGATGGATGCCACCGCTTTCGCTCTCTGCCGAGAACGCAAGCTCAATATCGTGGTATTCGGCATTGCTAAAGAAGGCTCGCTCAAACGCGTGGTAACCGGCGAAAACGAAGGTACACTGGTTCACTGCTAA
- the tsf gene encoding translation elongation factor Ts, with the protein MAEITAKMVADLRAATGLGMMECKKALVEAEGNFDKAEEILRIKSGAKAGKLAGRTAAEGVLAYAINGNVGALVEVNCETDFVAKDAGFVEFANFVAKTAAEKKPATVEELSELVEAERKAIIAKLGENMSVRRFQVIDTANQLVAYIHGALATEGVLVEFKGSEDVARKIGMHIVAAKPQCVTEAEVDAETIEKERHIYTEQAIASGKPADIAAKMVEGRIRKFLAEITLNGQAFVMNPDQTVAQFAKENGTEVVSFVRYKVGDGIEKAVVDYAAEVAAAAKV; encoded by the coding sequence ATGGCAGAAATTACTGCAAAAATGGTTGCCGACCTGCGCGCCGCTACCGGCCTGGGCATGATGGAATGCAAAAAAGCCTTGGTTGAAGCTGAAGGCAACTTCGACAAAGCCGAAGAAATCCTGCGTATTAAATCTGGTGCGAAAGCCGGCAAACTGGCCGGCCGTACCGCTGCCGAAGGCGTATTGGCTTACGCCATCAACGGCAATGTCGGCGCATTGGTTGAAGTAAACTGCGAAACCGACTTCGTTGCCAAAGACGCAGGCTTCGTAGAATTCGCCAACTTCGTTGCGAAAACTGCTGCCGAGAAGAAACCGGCTACCGTTGAAGAACTGAGCGAACTGGTCGAAGCAGAACGCAAAGCCATCATCGCTAAATTGGGCGAGAACATGTCTGTCCGCCGCTTCCAAGTGATCGACACAGCCAACCAACTGGTTGCCTACATCCACGGCGCATTGGCTACCGAAGGCGTATTGGTTGAGTTCAAAGGCTCTGAAGACGTAGCGCGTAAAATCGGTATGCACATCGTTGCCGCCAAACCGCAATGCGTAACCGAAGCCGAAGTAGATGCCGAAACCATCGAAAAAGAACGCCACATCTACACTGAGCAAGCCATCGCTTCCGGCAAACCTGCCGACATCGCCGCTAAAATGGTTGAAGGCCGTATCCGCAAATTCTTGGCAGAAATCACTCTGAACGGCCAAGCATTCGTAATGAACCCTGACCAAACTGTTGCCCAATTCGCTAAAGAAAACGGCACCGAAGTTGTCAGCTTCGTACGTTACAAAGTAGGCGACGGTATCGAAAAAGCCGTTGTCGACTACGCAGCCGAAGTTGCCGCTGCTGCTAAAGTGTAA
- the rpsB gene encoding 30S ribosomal protein S2, with the protein MSQITMRQMIEAGVHFGHQTRFWNPKMAQYIFGARNKIHIVNLEKTLPMFQEAQEAVRRLVANKGTVLFVGTKRQARDIIREEATRAGMPFVDYRWLGGMLTNYKTVKQSIKRLEEKTAALENAAEGGFNKKEILEMQRDVEKLERSLGGIKNMKGLPDAIFVIDTGYQKGTLVEAEKLGIPVIAVVDTNNSPDGVKYVIPGNDDSAKAIRLYCRGIADAVLEGKNQALQETVAAAQEAAAE; encoded by the coding sequence ATGTCTCAAATTACTATGCGTCAGATGATTGAAGCCGGTGTTCACTTCGGTCACCAAACCCGTTTCTGGAACCCGAAAATGGCTCAATACATTTTCGGTGCGCGCAACAAAATCCATATCGTAAACTTGGAAAAAACCCTGCCGATGTTCCAAGAGGCGCAAGAAGCCGTACGTCGTCTGGTTGCCAACAAAGGTACAGTATTGTTCGTAGGTACCAAACGCCAAGCCCGCGACATCATCCGCGAAGAAGCTACCCGTGCCGGTATGCCTTTCGTTGATTACCGCTGGTTGGGTGGTATGCTGACTAACTACAAAACCGTTAAGCAATCCATCAAACGCCTGGAAGAAAAAACTGCTGCCCTGGAAAACGCTGCTGAAGGCGGTTTCAACAAAAAAGAAATTCTGGAAATGCAACGCGACGTTGAAAAACTGGAACGTTCTTTGGGCGGTATCAAAAACATGAAAGGCCTGCCTGACGCGATTTTCGTTATCGATACCGGCTACCAAAAAGGTACTCTGGTTGAGGCTGAAAAACTGGGCATCCCTGTTATCGCCGTAGTCGATACCAACAACAGCCCTGACGGCGTGAAATACGTTATCCCCGGTAACGATGACTCCGCCAAAGCTATCCGCCTGTACTGCCGCGGCATCGCCGACGCAGTTTTGGAAGGCAAAAACCAAGCGCTGCAAGAAACCGTAGCCGCTGCCCAAGAAGCTGCTGCCGAGTAA
- a CDS encoding 5-formyltetrahydrofolate cyclo-ligase, whose translation MRNPEKSALRKQFRRARAQMSADERNAATETINRLLKPYIKKGRKIGVYWPIGKELRLDGFVRAAQKRGAKLYLPYIEPNTRRMWFTPYPADGTKQERKRGRAKLSVPQFTGKKIRVHQLSLLIVPIVGIDKRGYRLGQAGGYYDATLSAMKYRLQTQTLGVGFGCQLTDTLPTEPHDIPLNGFVSELGVLKFRRPR comes from the coding sequence ATGAGGAATCCCGAAAAATCGGCACTACGCAAACAGTTCCGCCGCGCACGCGCCCAAATGAGCGCCGACGAGCGAAACGCCGCCACCGAAACCATCAACCGCCTGCTCAAGCCCTACATCAAAAAAGGACGGAAAATCGGTGTGTATTGGCCGATAGGCAAGGAATTGCGTTTGGACGGCTTTGTCCGTGCCGCACAAAAACGCGGCGCCAAACTCTACCTGCCCTATATCGAACCGAACACGCGGCGGATGTGGTTCACCCCCTACCCTGCCGACGGCACCAAACAAGAACGCAAACGCGGCCGCGCCAAATTGAGCGTCCCCCAATTTACCGGCAAAAAAATCCGCGTCCACCAACTCAGCCTACTGATTGTCCCTATCGTCGGCATCGATAAACGCGGCTACCGCCTCGGACAGGCTGGCGGCTATTACGACGCCACCCTCTCCGCCATGAAATACCGCCTGCAAACCCAAACCCTGGGCGTAGGCTTCGGCTGCCAACTGACCGACACCCTGCCGACCGAACCCCACGACATTCCCCTAAACGGCTTTGTTTCCGAGCTTGGTGTATTGAAATTCAGACGGCCTCGATAG